A portion of the Oxynema aestuarii AP17 genome contains these proteins:
- the upp gene encoding uracil phosphoribosyltransferase yields the protein MTLQMRVYVPPHPLIQHWLGVARDASTPPSLFRSAMTELGRWLTYEACRDWLPTLETTVETPLAPCRAQLVDPQKPLVVVPILRAGLALLDGAQGVLPLASIYHFGMVRDEETLEASCYLNKFPPQFDPETRVLICEPMLATGGTITATLEALGDRGIDPGKIRIVAVVAAPPALQKLSANYPSLNIYTACIDEGLDDRGFIVPGLGDAGDRTFGT from the coding sequence ATGCGCGTTTACGTTCCCCCCCATCCCTTGATCCAACATTGGTTGGGGGTTGCCCGGGATGCTTCGACGCCTCCATCCTTATTCCGTTCGGCGATGACCGAGTTGGGGCGGTGGCTGACTTACGAAGCCTGTCGCGATTGGTTGCCGACTCTGGAAACGACCGTCGAAACCCCCCTGGCCCCTTGTCGCGCCCAGTTAGTCGATCCGCAAAAGCCCTTAGTTGTGGTTCCCATTTTGCGAGCCGGGTTAGCGTTACTCGACGGCGCCCAAGGGGTGCTACCGTTAGCCTCGATCTATCACTTTGGAATGGTGCGCGACGAGGAAACCTTGGAAGCGAGTTGTTATTTGAATAAATTTCCCCCCCAGTTCGACCCGGAAACGCGGGTGCTGATCTGCGAGCCGATGTTGGCAACGGGAGGAACAATTACGGCGACCTTGGAAGCGTTGGGCGATCGCGGGATCGATCCCGGGAAGATTCGGATCGTCGCCGTCGTCGCCGCGCCGCCTGCGTTGCAGAAGTTAAGCGCCAACTATCCGAGTTTAAATATTTATACCGCATGTATTGACGAAGGTCTTGACGATCGCGGCTTTATCGTCCCGGGATTGGGGGATGCGGGCGATCGCACCTTCGGAACCTAG
- a CDS encoding YggT family protein has product MSPAINLLASTMATFLQIYFVLLIVRIFLSWFPNINWYDPPFSIVSQLTDPYLNIFRSFIPPLGGIDFSPILAIFLLQILSSVFASFQGAPAF; this is encoded by the coding sequence ATGAGTCCTGCCATTAACTTACTCGCCAGTACGATGGCGACCTTTTTACAAATCTATTTCGTCCTGTTGATCGTTCGTATTTTTCTGAGCTGGTTTCCCAATATCAACTGGTACGACCCGCCGTTTTCGATTGTCAGCCAGTTAACGGATCCCTACCTCAATATCTTCCGCTCGTTCATTCCTCCCTTGGGTGGAATTGATTTTTCCCCCATTTTGGCTATTTTCTTGTTGCAAATTCTCTCCTCTGTATTTGCCAGTTTCCAAGGGGCGCCCGCATTTTAA